From one Neofelis nebulosa isolate mNeoNeb1 chromosome 4, mNeoNeb1.pri, whole genome shotgun sequence genomic stretch:
- the GDF1 gene encoding embryonic growth/differentiation factor 1, with the protein MPSPCRRPGRRVLFLLLALLLPSPPPARAPAPPGPAATLLQALGLPDAHRGAPTPRPVPPVMWRLFRHRDPQEARVGPRRTPQGTTLRPCHMEELGVAGNIVRHISDRGAPTRPPEPAWASGQCPEWTVVFDLSAVEPAERPSRARLEMRFAAAAAEEPAGWELSVTQAAEGAVAGPVLLRQVVPTLTVPVRAELLGAAWAHNASAPRSLRLALALRPRAPAACAHLAEASLLLVTLDPRLCHPLARPRREAEPSVGGSPGGACRTRRLYVSFREVGWHRWVIAPRGFLANYCQGQCSLPAALSGPGGTPPLNHAVLRALMHAAAPGAAGLPCCVPARLSPISVLFFDNSDNVVLRHYEDMVVDECGCR; encoded by the exons ATGCCATCGCCGTGCCGCCGTCCTGGCCGCCGcgtccttttcctcctcctggccctgctgCTGCCCTCGCCGCCCCCAGCCCGCGCCCCAGCGCCGCCGGGCCCCGCCGCCACCCTGCTCCAGGCTCTCGGGCTGCCTGACGCGCACCGGGGCGCACCCACGCCCCGGCCCGTACCCCCCGTCATGTGGCGCCTCTTCCGCCACCGGGACCCCCAGGAGGCCAGGGTGGGCCCGCGGCGGACGCCCCAGGGAACCACCCTGAGACCGTGCCACATGGAGGAACTGGGGGTCGCCGGAAACATCGTGCGCCACATCTCGGACCGCG GTGCGCCCACCCGGCCCCCGGAGCCCGCCTGGGCTTCGGGGCAGTGCCCTGAGTGGACCGTCGTCTTCGATTTGTCAGCCGTGGAACCTGCCGAGCGCCCGAGCAGGGCCCGCCTGGAGATGCGCTTTGCGGCGGCGGCCGCGGAGGAGCCGGCCGGCTGGGAGCTGAGCGTGACTCAGGCGGCCGAAGGCGCGGTCGCTGGGCCCGTGCTGCTCCGCCAGGTGGTGCCCACCCTGACGGTCCCGGTGCGCGCCGAGCTGCTGGGCGCCGCCTGGGCCCACAATGCCTCGGCGCCTCGCAGCCTCCGCCTGGCGCTGGCGCTGCGCCCCCGGGCCCCCGCCGCCTGCGCGCACCTGGCCGAGGCCTCGCTGCTGCTGGTGACGCTTGACCCGCGCCTGTGCCACCCACTGGCCCGGCCGCGGCGCGAAGCCGAGCCCTCAGTGGGCGGCAGCCCTGGAGGCGCGTGTCGCACGAGGCGGCTCTACGTGAGCTTCCGCGAGGTGGGCTGGCACCGATGGGTCATTGCGCCGCGCGGCTTCCTGGCCAACTACTGCCAGGGCCAGTGCTCGCTGCCCGCAGCGCTGTCCGGACCCGGGGGGACGCCCCCGCTCAACCACGCCGTGCTGCGCGCGCTCATGCACGCGGCCGCCCCCGGTGCCGCCGGTCTGCCCTGCTGCGTGCCTGCGCGTCTGTCGCCCATCTCTGTGCTCTTCTTTGACAACAGCGACAATGTGGTACTGCGGCACTACGAGGACATGGTGGTGGATGAGTGTGGCTGTCGCTGA